In Marinobacter sp. M3C, the genomic stretch TGCTTTCGGCAAAATCGTACTGCTCGCCTCGCAGCACTACATAGAGGTAACCGGTCGGGTTGTCGGCGTTGGGCACTGGTGTCACTGAAAACACTTTGCGGCGATCGTGGCTACGAGGGTCGTCGCCGGGCAATGGGTACACGTCAGGGTTGGTCAGCAAGGTCTGAATCGGCTGCAACGACACTTGATTGCGCTTGATTTTGTCAGGATTGGCAGAAAACGAAACAATCCGGCCCTGCAAATCCAGCAGGTAAATTTCAATGCTCGGGTTGATGCTCATGTACAGATCGAACAAGCGCTCTAACTCGCGATGGTTAATCTGGTCACCGGTCACCAGATTACGGTCAGCAACTAATCGACTGGCCAAATCACGATTGAGCTGTTGATTTACCGCGGCACTGTATTCACGAACCGAATAAAAGCTCAGGGCGCTGAATAAGGTGCCAATCACCAGCAACAGCAGAAATAAACCCAGAGCCAACCGAGCATAGAGTGTTCGCAACAAAGGCAGAGCCATGGTCAGTCCTTGAATCTATAACCAACACCCCATACCGTTTGCACATAGCGCGGTTCGGAGGGGTCGGTTTCAATTTTGTTACGTAGGCGGTTGATGTGGGTGTTCACCGTATGCTCGTAACCCTGGTGATTGTAGCCCCACACAGAATCCAATAACTGGGCGCGGCTGAACACACGGCCACGATGGCTGGCGAAGTGCCACAGCAGATCGAATTCGCGGGCGGTCAGTTCTACCTCGGCATCCTTTACAAACACCCGCCGCCGTGACGAATCCATACGCAGGCCGTCTACCTCAATTACGCGACTTTCTGGCGTGGCTGTTGCGCGGGCCGAAAAGGCATCTCCACGACGAAACAAAGCCTTTATACGGGCGCCCAGCTCGGCCACACTAAAAGGCTTGATCAGGTAATCGTCGGCGCCCATTTCCAGCCCCAGCACGCGGTCCAGCTCGGTGCTTTTAGCGGTCAGCATCAGCACCGGCACGTAATCTGGCGCGGTGCGGATTTCACGGCACACCGCCAGGCCATCAAGGCCCGGCAACATCAAGTCCAGAACCACCAGATCGATGCCGCCTTGGCGAAAACGTGCCAAGCCGTCGTCGCCGCGGTTTGCCAGCACAGGCGTCATGCCTAGGTCGCTTACCTGCATGCTCACCAGTTCGGCGATGGCGGGGTTGTCTTCAATAATCAGTACGCTGCGTGTCATGGTGCTATGTTCTCATAACGCTAGAATCCTAAACAAAAAAACCCGGTAAGGCTTGTCACCTACCGGGTTTTACGCGTTTTACACGGAGCTTTGCAAGCGCTCAGCGCACGCGGCTAGCCCAGCAGGTTGTATACAAACACAATAATCACCGCCACTGGCGTTACATAGCGCAGCAGATTAAGCCACAGCGCAAACGTGGCACCGTGCAAATTCAGGTCTGCTTTCAACGACTCTTTCGCCACAAACCAGCCCACGAAAATGGCGGTTAGCAAACCAGACAGCGGCAGCAGGAAGTTGGCGGTGAAGTAATCCAGCAAGTCGAAAATAGTTTTGCCTTCGAACGCTGCGAACATACCCAGCGGGGTCACATCTGACCACACGTTCAGCGACAAAATAGAGGCAATACCCAATAACCAGCACAGTGTGCCCACCACAACGGCACTGCCAGTGCGGTTCATATTGGTATTTTCTTCCGCCCATTCCACTACCGGTTCTAGCAGCGAGATGCCAGAAGTCCAGGCGGCAAACAACAGCAGAATAAAGAACAGCGTGCCAAACAGGCCGCCCATAGGCATATTGCCGAACGCCAGCGGCAAGGTCTGGAAAATCAGCCCCGGACCGGCGCTGGGCTCGAGGCCATTAGCAAAGACCACCGGAAAAATGGCCAAGCCAGCCAGCAGTGCGACCACGGTGTCCATCAAGGCTACAATAACCATAGTGCGGCCAACCGGAACATCGTTACCAAGGTAGGAACCGTAGGCCATCATAATGGCCATACCCAGGCTAAGGGTAAAGAACGCGTGGCCCAGAGCAATCAGCACGCCTTCAATCGTCAGCTTGGAAAAATCTGGCGTAAATAGAAAGCTAACGGCTTCGCCGAAATGGCCGGTTGTTGTCGCGTAACCCACCGCAACCAGCAAAAGCAGGAACAGCGCCGGCATCAAAATGGTAACAGCGCGTTCCAGGCCACCCTTCAGGCCTTGCGACACTACCAGTATTACCAGTGCCATAAACACAGTGTGCCAGGCCAGCAACTGCACAGGGCTGGCCAACAGGCCGCCAAACAAATCACCAATGGATTCCGCAGTACCACCAGTGAAGTCGCCCATGGCCGCATGGCCAACGTAAGACGCCGCCCAGCCACCAATCACCGAATAGAACGACAGAATGGCAAAAGCCGCAATCATGCCGATTACCGCCGAAATACGCCAGACTGGCGATTTCAGGTTGCGCTCAGCGACCAGGCGCATGCTGGTGATGGGGTTGTGACGGCCGTTGCGGCCAATGAAAACCTCCGCCATCATGATGGGCACACCAATAACAGCGATGCACAACAAGTACACCAGTACAAAGGCACCACCGCCGTTCTCACCGGTTACATAAGGGAATTTCCAAATGTTGCCAAGGCCCACGGCAGAACCGGTTGCCGCCAGAATAAAGGCGAAGCGGGAAGACCAAAGACCACGGGACAAACCTGAGTTGTTGCCCGGGGCTGTTTTCGACTGAGTCATGTTCTTGTTCCTGTGCTTTGGGCTAAGAAATGAACTTAATAAGGGTTGCCCCAGATCAGGCCTGGACTCTTGAAGCGAGATTTTGCCAGCACTGGCCAGCCGATGCCACCCAATCGCTTAGATTCTGCCTCTGGCCACTGCCCAGCGAGCCCGTAGCCACGAGTTCAGCCACAAAGACGCCAGAATGATCGCGCCGCCCACAGCCAGGCGAGGAATATCCGCATCGCGGTTCCAGATCAACAGATTCACCAATAAACCGGCAGGCACCAGAGCGTTGTTCATTACCGCCAGGGTGCCGGCGTCAACGTAGCAGGCGCCACGGTTCCACAGAAACAGACCCAGGCCCGATGCCGCCAGCCCGAGCCAGGCCAGAATGCCCCACTGCGTAAGCGTGCCAGGCAACCTGTCGGCGTTGCCAAAAATCAGAAACGATGGCAGTGCCACGATTAAAGCGCCAAAGAAAAAGTAACCAAAGGTGCGCCAGGGTGGAATGGGCAAGGGGTAGCGTGCCATCACGTGTTTGTAACCCACCTGGCCCGCGGCAAAGGTGATATTGGCTATCTGCAGCAATAAAAAACCGGTGATGAAGTCTTCACTCAGGCCATCATAGCGAATAACGCCGGCGCCCAAGGTGGCCACTGCGGCCGCCATCAGCCCCGCCGGGGAGAAGCGCCGGTTCAGGGCGTCGTCTACCAAGGTTACGTACAACGGTGTGAAGATAGTGAATAACAGCACCTCTGGCACCGACAGATAGCTAAACGCTTGATACAGGCACACGTAGGTAATGCCAAACTGCAGCATACCGCTGACCAGAATGCCTTTTTTCAGCCCAGCGGGCACACCGCGCCAGCGGGTAAGCGGTAAAAATACCAGCGCTGCCAGCAACACCCGGGTAAGAACTGCAAAATAGCTGTCGACCCTGCCCGCTAGAAACTCGCCGATCAAACTGAACGAAAACGCCCAGAGAATCGTAACAAATACCAAAAAACCCATGCCCGCTGCGCCTGCAAAAATGAAGGGCAGTATTTTACCTGCTTTTGCGACCAATTACAGGCTGCAAAAAAGCCTTGGCCAACGCCTATGCGGACAATGCGCAATGCCCCTGGGCGCCCGAATCCGGTAACATCCGCTCCCCAATAGACGGCGCCTGACTGGTCATTCAGAGCCGCCACCGAATTCGACCGTATTTCGGACACTTGTTATGGATGAACTGCACCAGCCACTGCCCGCTATCCGCCAGCCTTTCGCTAAACGGGTGCTGCTGGAATGGAAAACCCTGGCGATACTGGGCGGGCCTATTCTGGTGGCGCAGGTTGCACAGATGGCAAACGGCGTGATTGATACCGTTATGGCTGGCCACGCCAGCGCCCAGGATCTGGCCGCGGTGGGCATTGGTTCCAGCCTGTGGATGCCATTGTTCCTGTTTTTCTGGGGCGTTCTGAGCGCCCAGCAGCCCATTATTTCCGGCTATAAAGGCGCCAACAAACTGCGGCGGATTATGCCAACGGTCTGGCAAGGGCTTTATATTGCGGCAGCAGCGGCCGTGATTATGATTCTGCTGCTAACGAATGTGCACCCGGTGTTGACCCTGATGAAGCTGGAACCGGCCACCGCCGGCATTGCCCAGGGCTACCTGGATGCGTTCGCCTGGGGCGTTCCCGCACTGCTGCTGATGACCGCTCTGCGCGGACTGACCGATGGCCTGGGCCATACCCGGGTGATTATGGTGTTTTCACTGATCAGCACCCTGTTCAACCTGCCACTGAACTATTTGTTTATCTACGGTGGCCTGGGCATTCCCGCTATGGGAGGTGTCGGCTGTGGCTGGGCCACGTCGCTATCCAACGGTATCGCTGCAATCGGGTTACTGACTTACCTGAACCGCAGCCGGATGTATCAGAATTTTCGCCTGCTGGCCTACGTCGCCCGCCCCAACCCGCGTGTACTGCACTATGTATTGCGGCTGGGTTTGCCCATTGGTTTTACCATCTTTGTAGAGGCCAGCATGTTTGCCGTGATCGCACTGTTTCTGGCGCCTTTGGGGCCAGTGGTGGTGGCCGGGCACCAGATTGCGTTAAACGTGGTGTCTTTATTGTTTATGCTGCCGCTGAGCCTGGGCATGGCCATCACCCTGCGGGTGAGCTTTCTGGTAGGCGCGGGGTCGCCTGAGTCTGCGCGGCTGCTGTCACGCAGTGCGATAATTCTGGCTGCGTTTATTTCACTGCTGTTTGCGATTGTCCTGTTTGTATTCCGTGCGCCCATTGCCGCGCTCTATTCCAGTGACCCCGAAGTTCAGGCAGTCAGCGTTACTCTGTTGATGTACGCCGCGTTTTTTCAGGTGGCGGATGTTATTCAGGTTACCTGCATCAGTGGCCTGCGGGGCTATAAAGACACCCGCATTCCGATGATCATTATGCTGTTTTCATTCTGGGTGGTGGGTATGCCGCTGGGCTATGCGCTGGCGTTTACCAGCGTTCTGGTGCCGGCCATGGGGGCCGCGGGCTTCTGGGTAGGGCTTACTGGCGGCCTTATCTCCGCCAGTGTGCTGATGGGCTGGCGCCTGTTCGGCTACAACTGGGGTTGGGCCAAGCCTAAGGCGTCCGCGTGATGGCGCAGATGGTCGTCAATAAAAGACGCAATAAAGAAATAGCTGTGATCGTAGCCGGACTGCATGCGCAGGGTTACCGGATGGTTAACGCTGTGGCAGGCCTGAACCAGCGCCTGCGGGTTCAGCTGCTCTGCCAGAAATTGGTCGGCAGTGCCTTGGTCAATCAGTAACGGCAAGCGTTCCTGGGCATCCGCGATCAGCAGGGTGGCATCCCACTGTTTCCACTTTTCCTGGTTGTCACCCAGATAGCCGGCAAAGGCTTTCTGGCCCCAAGGGCACTCCACCGGATGGGCAACGGGTGAAAACGCCGATACCGACCGGTAAAGCCCCGGGTTTTTGAGCGCGCATATCAACGCTCCGTGACCACCCATAGAATGGCCGCTGATGGATTTTTCAGCACTGACGGGCAATTCGTTTTCTACCACTTGGGGCAGTTCCTTCACTACGTAATCGTACATCCGGTAGTGGGGCGCCCAAGGCTGCTCTGTGGCATTCACATAAAAACCTGCACCGCTGCCAAAATCGTAGCTGTCGTCTTGCCCCGGCAAATTGATGCCCCTCGGGCTGGTATCCGGGCACACAATCGCCAGACCCAACTCAGAGGCCAGTTTCTGTGCACCGGCTTTTTGCATAAAATTTTCGTCGTTGCAGGTCAGGCCAGACAGCCAATACAACACCGGGACCTTGTGGCCCGGTTCTGCCAGCGCCTGGGGCGGCAGGAAAACAGCAAATTCCATCTGGCATTCCAGGGTAGCGGCGGTGTGGCGGTAACGGCGGTGCTCGCCGCCAAAGCTGGCGTTCGTTGAAATCAGTTCCATAGTGCCCTCGGTATTAGTGTATCCGGACAAGGTTAACCCTCAGTCATCGGAGTTAGCAAACCTTGGTGTGCCCACGCTGCAACCTGCGTTAACAAGGTGTTCCAAAATGGCGCTGCGGGTGACTATGCCCACCAGTTTGCCGTGATCAACAACCGGGTACACTTTCGGTTTGCCAGCGCCGAGTTTCTGGGCAAGGTCAACAATCGCCGTGCCAGGTGAAATCCACACGGGTTCACGGAACATAACATCGTCCACAATCGGATCACCCTCACAGTGATAATTGCTCACCAGTAACGCATGGATACAATCCTGCTCAGACACAAAACCAAGCAAACGCCGACTCGCATCAACCACCGGCAGCCCGGAAATATGATTCTCCAGCAGCGCCTTGACCACTTTGGTTAGGGGTGTCCCGCAGCGGACGGGCTCAATATGATTGAACATAACATCGGAAACTCTGAGTGCACACATGAGCAATTCCCCGCATTTCTGTTTGACCCGGCCGGCATTGGCCAAACCTCAACCCTGTGCTGTAAACATAGGCAATATTCGCCGAATTCTCCAGCTTTAACCAAGTGCCGGTTTACACAGGACAGTAATTGAGTAAGCTCAGTAAGTTATACCCCTTGCGGGTAAAATCAAAAAATCAAACCATGGCACATATATATCGAACCATGGCATATAAAAAAGGATTCTCATGGACGCTATTGAAAACGTATTTAGTGCAATCAACGGGCTGGTTTGGGGGCCACCCATGTTGATACTCATTCTTGGTGTGGGGCTGTTTTTAAGTCTCGGCCTGAAGCTGATGCCCATATTCAAGCTCGGTGCGGGTTTTCGCCTGATGTGGAACGGTCGCAGCGCCGCAGGTGCGGAGTCAGATGGTGAGATTCCGCCGTTTCAGGCTCTGATGACCGCCCTTTCAGCCACTGTCGGAACCGGTAACATCGCCGGCGTGGCCACCGCGGTTTTCCTCGGCGGCCCGGGGGCCCTGTTCTGGATGTGGCTGACAGCCCTGGTGGGAATGGCGACCAAGTACTCTGAAGCGGTGCTCGCGGTGCGCTTCCGCGAGGTCGATGAGAACGGCTCCTATGTCGGCGGGCCCATGTATTACATTCGTAACGGGCTTGGCAAAAAATGGGCCTGGATGGGCGTGCTGTTTGCCGTTTTCGCCGCTATTGCCGGCTTCGGCATCGGCAATACCGTACAGGCCAACTCGGTTGCAGACGTAATGGAAGCCACATTCGGCCTGCCACACTGGATCAGCGGCGTTATCCTGATGGTTCTGGTGGGTATGGTTCTGATTGGCGGTATTCGCCGCATCGGGCAGGTAGCCAGCGCGCTCGTTCCTATTATGGCAGTGTCGTACCTACTTGCTGGACTGGTTGTACTGGCCATTAATTTCGCCGAGATTCCTGCCGCATTTGGGCTAATCTTCGAGCATGCGTTCAGCCCCATCGCTGCAGAAGGCGGCTTTGCCGGTGCGGCAGTCTGGGCAGCCATCCGGTTCGGCGTTGCCAGGGGTGTTTTTTCCAACGAGGCCGGTTTGGGCTCTGCGCCTATCGCCCACGCGGCAGCGCAAACCAAGAACCCTATCAATCAGGGTATGATCGCCATGCTGGGCACCTTTATTGACACCATCATTATTTGTACGATCACCGGCCTGGTCATCATCACTTCTGGTGTATGGACATCCGGCGAATCCGGCGCGGCACTCACGTCCATGGCGTTCTCACAGGCGCTTCCGGGCGTTGGCGATTATGTGGTGGCCATAGCTCTGGCTGTTTTTGCCTTTACGACCCTTCTTGGCTGGTCATTCTACGGTGAGCGCAGCGTTGAATTCCTGTTCGGCGTAAAGGCTATAGTGCCTTATCGAATTGCCTGGGTCCTTGCTATCCCCGTTGGCGCAACCGTAAACCTGGGCCTGATCTGGCTGATAGCAGACACGCTGAATGCCATGATGGCACTGCCCAACCTGATTGCCCTGGCGCTACTCAGCCCGGTGGTGTTCAAACTGACCAAAGAGCATTTTGAGAAAGAAAAAGCGGCAGGCCTCTGATACAACGGCCATTACGGCTGAGAACGAGCAGACCCGTGCCGGATGAGGTGTATCAACTAACCCTTGCATTCCTGTCATCCGGCACCGCTCCATTTTTATATACAATCAATAACCAGGCTCGGCCGTTTACCTGCCGGAACCTCAAACAACGCGATCAGATACTGCATCGAAGGAGAGCGAACATGAGTTTACGCCTTGGAGATACCGCACCGGATTTTGAGCAGGATTCCAGTGAGGGTAAAATCAGTTTCCATAAATGGCTCGGCGACGGCTGGGGTGTGCTGTTTTCACACCCGGCAGACTTTACCCCGGTGTGCACCACCGAGCTGGGCCTGACCGCCAAGCTGAAGGGCGAGTTTGCCAAGCGCAATGTGAAAGCCATGGCGTTGAGTGTTGACCCCGTTGATTCCCACCACGACTGGATCAAAGACATCAACGAAACCCAGGGTTGCACCGTTAACTTCCCGATCATTGCCGACCACGACGGTAAAGTGGCCGAGCTATACGACATGATTCACCCCAATGCCAACAGCACGCTGACCGTACGCTCGCTGTTCGTGATTGATCCGAACAAGAAAGTGCGTTTGATCATCACTTACCCTGCCAGCACGGGTCGCAACTTCAACGAAGTACTGCGGGTTATCGACTCCTTGCAGCTGACGGATGAACACAAAGTCGCCACCCCGGGTAACTGGGAACGCGGCGGCGACGTGGTGATTGTGCCTTCGTTGCAAGATGAAGACGAAATCAAACAACGCTTCCCAAAAGGCTACAAGGCGGTTAAGTCGTACCTGCGTATGACTCCAGACCCGACCACCAACTGGTCTGGCGATTAAATCGCGCTGTTTGCATTTTTAGCAATGCAAAAAGGCCGGGTTGCGTTAGCAGCCCGGCCTTTTTTATATCAATAACACATCAGAATGCAGGTGCTCTTAAAAAGCAGGAACGACCGCTCCCTGATATTTCTCGTTAATAAAGTCTTTCACGTCTTCGGATGTCAGCGCGGCTGCCAGCTTCTTCATAGCGTCGCTGTCTTTGTTATCTGGGCGAGCCACCAGAATGTTGACGTAAGGTGAATCCGAACCTTCGATGATCAGCGCGTCCTTGGTGGGGTTCAGGCCCGCTTCCAGCGCGTAGTTGGTGTTGATCAGGGCAACGTCTACCTGGTTCAGGATACGCGGCAGGGTAGCGGCCTCCAGTTCTTTAAATTCCAG encodes the following:
- a CDS encoding response regulator transcription factor produces the protein MTRSVLIIEDNPAIAELVSMQVSDLGMTPVLANRGDDGLARFRQGGIDLVVLDLMLPGLDGLAVCREIRTAPDYVPVLMLTAKSTELDRVLGLEMGADDYLIKPFSVAELGARIKALFRRGDAFSARATATPESRVIEVDGLRMDSSRRRVFVKDAEVELTAREFDLLWHFASHRGRVFSRAQLLDSVWGYNHQGYEHTVNTHINRLRNKIETDPSEPRYVQTVWGVGYRFKD
- a CDS encoding sodium-dependent transporter; amino-acid sequence: MTQSKTAPGNNSGLSRGLWSSRFAFILAATGSAVGLGNIWKFPYVTGENGGGAFVLVYLLCIAVIGVPIMMAEVFIGRNGRHNPITSMRLVAERNLKSPVWRISAVIGMIAAFAILSFYSVIGGWAASYVGHAAMGDFTGGTAESIGDLFGGLLASPVQLLAWHTVFMALVILVVSQGLKGGLERAVTILMPALFLLLLVAVGYATTTGHFGEAVSFLFTPDFSKLTIEGVLIALGHAFFTLSLGMAIMMAYGSYLGNDVPVGRTMVIVALMDTVVALLAGLAIFPVVFANGLEPSAGPGLIFQTLPLAFGNMPMGGLFGTLFFILLLFAAWTSGISLLEPVVEWAEENTNMNRTGSAVVVGTLCWLLGIASILSLNVWSDVTPLGMFAAFEGKTIFDLLDYFTANFLLPLSGLLTAIFVGWFVAKESLKADLNLHGATFALWLNLLRYVTPVAVIIVFVYNLLG
- a CDS encoding carboxylate/amino acid/amine transporter; its protein translation is MGFLVFVTILWAFSFSLIGEFLAGRVDSYFAVLTRVLLAALVFLPLTRWRGVPAGLKKGILVSGMLQFGITYVCLYQAFSYLSVPEVLLFTIFTPLYVTLVDDALNRRFSPAGLMAAAVATLGAGVIRYDGLSEDFITGFLLLQIANITFAAGQVGYKHVMARYPLPIPPWRTFGYFFFGALIVALPSFLIFGNADRLPGTLTQWGILAWLGLAASGLGLFLWNRGACYVDAGTLAVMNNALVPAGLLVNLLIWNRDADIPRLAVGGAIILASLWLNSWLRARWAVARGRI
- a CDS encoding MATE family efflux transporter; this encodes MDELHQPLPAIRQPFAKRVLLEWKTLAILGGPILVAQVAQMANGVIDTVMAGHASAQDLAAVGIGSSLWMPLFLFFWGVLSAQQPIISGYKGANKLRRIMPTVWQGLYIAAAAAVIMILLLTNVHPVLTLMKLEPATAGIAQGYLDAFAWGVPALLLMTALRGLTDGLGHTRVIMVFSLISTLFNLPLNYLFIYGGLGIPAMGGVGCGWATSLSNGIAAIGLLTYLNRSRMYQNFRLLAYVARPNPRVLHYVLRLGLPIGFTIFVEASMFAVIALFLAPLGPVVVAGHQIALNVVSLLFMLPLSLGMAITLRVSFLVGAGSPESARLLSRSAIILAAFISLLFAIVLFVFRAPIAALYSSDPEVQAVSVTLLMYAAFFQVADVIQVTCISGLRGYKDTRIPMIIMLFSFWVVGMPLGYALAFTSVLVPAMGAAGFWVGLTGGLISASVLMGWRLFGYNWGWAKPKASA
- the fghA gene encoding S-formylglutathione hydrolase; the encoded protein is MELISTNASFGGEHRRYRHTAATLECQMEFAVFLPPQALAEPGHKVPVLYWLSGLTCNDENFMQKAGAQKLASELGLAIVCPDTSPRGINLPGQDDSYDFGSGAGFYVNATEQPWAPHYRMYDYVVKELPQVVENELPVSAEKSISGHSMGGHGALICALKNPGLYRSVSAFSPVAHPVECPWGQKAFAGYLGDNQEKWKQWDATLLIADAQERLPLLIDQGTADQFLAEQLNPQALVQACHSVNHPVTLRMQSGYDHSYFFIASFIDDHLRHHADALGLAQPQL
- a CDS encoding CBS domain-containing protein; this translates as MCALRVSDVMFNHIEPVRCGTPLTKVVKALLENHISGLPVVDASRRLLGFVSEQDCIHALLVSNYHCEGDPIVDDVMFREPVWISPGTAIVDLAQKLGAGKPKVYPVVDHGKLVGIVTRSAILEHLVNAGCSVGTPRFANSDD
- a CDS encoding sodium:alanine symporter family protein, producing the protein MDAIENVFSAINGLVWGPPMLILILGVGLFLSLGLKLMPIFKLGAGFRLMWNGRSAAGAESDGEIPPFQALMTALSATVGTGNIAGVATAVFLGGPGALFWMWLTALVGMATKYSEAVLAVRFREVDENGSYVGGPMYYIRNGLGKKWAWMGVLFAVFAAIAGFGIGNTVQANSVADVMEATFGLPHWISGVILMVLVGMVLIGGIRRIGQVASALVPIMAVSYLLAGLVVLAINFAEIPAAFGLIFEHAFSPIAAEGGFAGAAVWAAIRFGVARGVFSNEAGLGSAPIAHAAAQTKNPINQGMIAMLGTFIDTIIICTITGLVIITSGVWTSGESGAALTSMAFSQALPGVGDYVVAIALAVFAFTTLLGWSFYGERSVEFLFGVKAIVPYRIAWVLAIPVGATVNLGLIWLIADTLNAMMALPNLIALALLSPVVFKLTKEHFEKEKAAGL
- a CDS encoding peroxiredoxin; amino-acid sequence: MSLRLGDTAPDFEQDSSEGKISFHKWLGDGWGVLFSHPADFTPVCTTELGLTAKLKGEFAKRNVKAMALSVDPVDSHHDWIKDINETQGCTVNFPIIADHDGKVAELYDMIHPNANSTLTVRSLFVIDPNKKVRLIITYPASTGRNFNEVLRVIDSLQLTDEHKVATPGNWERGGDVVIVPSLQDEDEIKQRFPKGYKAVKSYLRMTPDPTTNWSGD